The region GTTTCGCTAAGCTCAACGGCGAATAAAAAGCGCAGGAAGGGCGTGTGGTCAGGTGCGATCCACTGATGCATGCGGATGAGGTGCTGAGGCTCAGCGTGAATACCGGTCTCTTCCCACAGCTCGCGTTTCGCTGCCTGCAGCAGGGTCTCATTGGCTTCAAGGTGTCCGGCAGGCTGGTTCCACAGCGCTTTGCCGTTAATGCTCTCTTCGACAACAAGGAATTTACCCCGGGCGTGGACCACGCAGGCAACCGTGACATGAGGTTTAAACATAGTGACTCCTTAAGGGGTAACGTCGCGCCATTCGCCGTTTGCCAGCGTTTCCAGGGTGTAGCTGCCCATGGCGTAGCGAATCAGACGCAGGGTAGGGAAGCCGACGTGTGCGGTCATGCGCCGAACCTGGCGGTTGCGGCCTTCATAAAGGGTTATTTTGAGCCAGCTTGTTGGAATGGATTTGCGTTCGCGAATCGGCGGGTTGCGCGGCCACAGCCACTCCGGTTCATTCACGCGTTCAATACCCGCCGGCAGGGTTGGGCCGTCGTTCAACGTCACGCCGCTGCGTAGCGCTGCCAGCGTCGCGTCATCCGGCTCGCCTTCCACCTGGACGAAGTAAATTTTGCCGGTGCGTTTGCCCGGCTGCGTGAGCTTCGCCTGCAATGCGCCGTCGTTGGTTAAGACCAGAAGGCCTTCGCTGTCGCGGTCCAGGCGCCCGGCCGCGTAGACGCCCTGAACAGGGATATAATCCTTCAGCGTGCTGCGTCCGGCTTCATCGGTAAACTGAGGCAAAACATCGTAGGGTTTATTGAACAAAATAACCCGCTTCGGCTGGGTTTCCTGCGGTCTTCTGGCGGCTTGTCGCGAGCTGAATCGCTCAACCCGGTGTTTTGTAAAAGAAGTTTTCTTCATGGTATTTTCAGGCGTTATCAATTGCCGCATTATAGCCTAATAACGAAGACCTTTCATGGCGCAGGACAATCAGGTACTATCGAAGGGCTCATTACAATTTATTAACATAAGATCAGTAACAACCAGAAGCGCTCGAAGGAGAGGTTAATGGAAAGCAAAGTAGTTGTTCCGGCGGAAGGTAAAAAGATCACCCTGCAAAACGGCAAGATTAACGTTCCTCACAATCCGATTATCCCGTTCATCGAAGGTGACGGTATCGGTGTAGACGTTACCCCGGCGATGCTGAAAGTGGTTGATGCCGCTGTTGAGAAAGCCTACAAAGGCGAGCGTAAAATTTCCTGGATGGAAATTTACACCGGTGAGAAATCTACTCAAGTTTATGGCCAGGACGTCTGGCTGCCAGCAGAAACGCTGGATCTGATCCGCGACTACCGCGTTGCTATTAAAGGCCCACTGACGACGCCAGTTGGCGGCGGTATCCGTTCCCTGAACGTGGCACTGCGTCAGGAGCTGGACCTGTACGTGTGTCTGCGTCCGGTTCGTTACTATCAGGGCACCCCAAGCCCGGTTAAGCACCCTGAACTGACCGATATGGTTATCTTCCGCGAAAACTCAGAAGACATCTACGCGGGTATCGAATGGAAAGCGGACTCTGCTGACGCAGAAAAAGTGATTAAATTCCTGCGCGAAGAGATGGGCGTGAAGAAAATTCGCTTCCCTGAGCATTGCGGTATCGGCATCAAGCCATGCTCTGAAGAGGGTACTAAACGTCTGGTGCGTGCGGCTATCGAATACGCGATCACCAATGACCGTGACTCTGTGACCCTGGTTCACAAAGGCAACATCATGAAGTTCACCGAAGGCGCGTTCAAAGACTGGGGCTACCAGTTGGCGAAAGAAGAGTTCGGCGGTGAGCTGATCGACGGTGGCCCATGGCAGAAAATTAAGAACCCGAACACCGGCAAAGAGATCATCATTAAAGATGTGATCGCCGATGCGTTCCTGCAGCAGATCCTGCTGCGTCCTGCAGAATACGACGTAATTGCCTGTATGAACCTGAACGGTGACTACATCTCTGACGCCCTGGCTGCTCAGGTTGGCGGTATCGGTATCGCCCCTGGCGCGAACATCGGTGACGAGTGCGCTCTGTTCGAAGCGACCCACGGCACTGCGCCAAAATACGCGGGTCAGGACAAAGTGAACCCAGGCTCTATCATCCTGTCCGCAGAGATGATGCTGCGTCATATGGAATGGTTCGAAGCCGCAGACCTGATCGTTAAAGGTATGGAAGGCGCGATCAACGCGAAAACCGTAACCTATGACTTCGAACGTCTGATGGAAGGCGCTAAGCTGCTGAAATGCTCAGAGTTTGGCGACGCGATTATCGCGAACATGTAATCCTGATTCTGGGTTAAACAAGAGCGGGGGCCTGAGGGTTCCCGTTTTTTTTGCCTCTGCCTGCGGGAGACAACACGATGTTAGCCACCGTCCTTATCGCTGTCGTTGCTTTCATTCATCTCTACATTCTTGTGCTGGAAATGTTCCTGTGGAATACCAAAACAGGGCACAAGGCCTTTAATCTGCGTCCTGATTTTGCGCGTGAGACCCGCGTGCTGGCCGCAAACCAAGGGTTGTATAACGGTTTTCTGGCGGCCGGTCTGCTCTGGAGCCTCTGGCTCGGCGAAAAGGGTATTCAGGTGGCCATCTTCTTCCTGACCTGCGTATTGATCGCCGGGCTCTTTGGCGCAGCCACCGCCAGCCGAAAAATTTTGTATGTACAGGCCGCGCCCGCTCTCGCAGCGCTGCTTGCGTTACTCATCTGAAGCAATGCTTTGGTTGAGATAAGGCGTCCGATATACTGATGGCTTTACCCTTACAGGTTAGCGACGAGACTGTTATGAACAACGATATCCCACTGAAATATTATGACATTGCCGATGAGTACGCGACGGAAGCCGCAGAGCCCGTCGCTGACTCAGAGCGCGACGCGCTGGCACATTATTTCCAGCTGCTGCTCACCCGTTTATCGAATAATGAGGAGATTAGCGAGGAAGCCCAGCAGGAGATGGCCACTGAGGCCGGGATCCGTGCGGGTCGCATCGATGATATTGCGAACTTCCTCAATCAGTGGGGAAATGAATAGTCTGCTTCAAAAGCCGTTATGCTGATGCTTTGCGATGCAGCTTAGCATCACGCTATCGGACCACATGCATTTTTTCCGCAGAATATGCGACGCGGGGGCGTCTATAAACAGCGCGAAAATAACGGTCAGACAAAAGAGTACCACTGGTAATAGTAAGGATAATTTCACGTTTTTAACCAAAATATGAGTGTGCTTCAGGGTAATCTACCGTCTGAATGTGACGACTATATGTTTTTGCGTAAAAAATAGAAATGCCCGACTGGAAAAAAACGGACGCGCAAGGCTTCGGATTACGGTGCGACCCCGGTGAGTCGCTTCGCCAGCTCGCTTCGGGTGAGTGCTTTTGAAAAATACCATCCCTGAATCAGCGCATCGGGATATCTGCTTGCAATAAAGCGATATTGAATTTCATTTTCCACGCCCTCGAAAACAAGCGTTTTATTCAATCTTGCAAGGGCATCGCTGAAGATTACAAAGATGTTTTGCTTATAATGCTCGCTGATGCCGTCCACCAGCGACTTATCGATTTTGATTTCATCATATTCAAGCAGCGAAAGGCGGGCGAGGTTCGAGTTCTGCACGCCAAAATCATCTATTGATATTTTAACGCCGAGCGATTTCAGCTCCTGACAGAATTCCCCGAGGATATCTGCCGTGGAAACGGCTTTCTCAGAGAGTTCGACCTTCATCAGGGAAAGGGGAAGGTGGTTGGCAAAACACGCACGGCGCAAAATAGTAATGAACTGTCCATCTTCAATTTCCTTGTGCCCAACGTTTATTGAGACTATCAGCTGGTGTTTTATCGCCAGAGGGGCAATTTCGGAAAGGGATTTTTCGATAATATTACTGTAATATTTTTTATACAGGCCGATCTTCTTAATTAATGGGATAAACAGCTCCGGAGAGACGTCCCCGTGCTTTTGATCGCGCCATCTCGACAGAACTTCGACACCCACGATTTTTTGATCGTGAATGCGAATAATGGGCTGATAGTTAACGCTGATAGTATTCGTGATGACGGCTTTTATCAGCGTACGTTCCAGAGAAAAACGGTCTTCATAGATACGGAAGATAAATAACGTTATCGCAATCCAGATAAAACAGAGAATTACTGCGAGAAGCGCAAAGATAAACGGCGGCAACGAGGCCAGCCCGGCGTCGTGATGCTTCACGATGACGCACAGGTCCCAGAAGGTGCTGCACTGTGTCAGAGTCAGGGTAAACAACGTCGAATGCAGCCAGCTCTGCTGATTTAGCTCCGTGGCGGCCGAAAAAAAGACTCTGCCGAAGTCTTTGGTGGTAGCACTGAGCGAATAGCTTGCGGTAACCGGGGTGAATTTATCGTAAGCATAGCGGGAGGTGAAGATAATAATATTATTATAAATTGCCGCATTGCCCGTGAAAAAGTCTTTTCTCGAAAACTGGGCCAGGAGAAAGCCCCTCGGCGTTTTATGCAGTTCTGCAGGAAGTGCAACGGGCGTCGCGAGTTTCCCCCAAAAAGCGGTACAGACAATTTTTCCCTTCTCAATAAAGCCGATATCGGCAAAATAAAGATTATTAAGCTTAATTTGTCTGTAGCGATCGAGGCTGGTTTTATCACATCCCTGCGTCGTGATGCTTTTGAGACCCAGCGCCACGCTTTGGGACACGTCTTCTGAATAATGTAAAAGGGTACGGGATATTTCACGCTGTTTGCTCTTCTGCTGACCGATGATTACAACATTGACCGCATAAAGAGACAGGAAGACCAGAAGCGTTGAAGCAATAGCAACGGCAATGAGCTTTTTCATTTTCCAGTTATCCAGTCCGCTCCCTGATTTCACAAATCTTAACACAGCCAGGGCAAGGAACAAGCCTGATAGTCACGTCATGTGAGTAAATGCCGGCAGGTGAACTCATACGAAAGTATCAGTTTTTTAAGACAATTCTCATCTAAGCTATTTTCATTGTTATAAGCAATACCGGGTTAGCACAGGCTCTTCAACCAGAACATCCATGCTTGATTTTTCTATTAAGGAAAACATCGTGCGCAACGTGATGATCCCTATTCTTAGCGCTCTGTTTCTTTTTCTGAGCGGCATTTTGATTATTAACTGGCAGCTATGGCAGATGGCGAAGCTGAGTAATAGTCATACCGCCACGGCCAGCACCCAAAAAATAGAAAACATTCTGGCTGAAGCAGTCAGTGCGGCCAGCACGGCGAAGCGCGTTGCGGCCGAAGGGTGTACCAGTAGCGGACAGCTGGCGCTGGGGACAGAGGCAGCGCTAAAACCGCATCTGCGCGCCATCATGATCGAGCAGCAGGGTAAGATCATCTGTACTTCCCTTCCCGGGAATGGCGTGTTGATTATTCATCCTGAGACGTTACCTGCCGAAAAATTGGTGCTGTTACCGGGCAGTCGACTGGTGAACGGCATTCCGGTGCTTGTCTTTCAGATGCCCATCGTGGGAGGGCGCGTCATCGTCAGCATCAGTGACGCGCATTTACAGGACGTCATTGCAAGCGCATCGAACAGCATGGATCTGGGGCTGGTTGTCGGCGAAAGCATGCTTGTTCGCAACGGTGCAGTGAGGGGCTGGAAAGCGGCCTCCTGGGCGGGGGCGCTTACGGCATCAACGCAATTTCCCTTCAGCCTCGCCTGGCAACCTCCTGCCTTTTTCAGCCTGACGCGGCTTTTGCAACAGGGATGGAGCCTGATACTGCTTATTCTTGCGCTATCGGTGGCGGTGGGTATTTTGATCCGCCGATGCAAGGGGAAAAGTACCTCATTTGAAGACGACTTACGTAAGGCCATTTTGCAGGGGGAGATCGTGCCTTATTACCAGCCGATCGTGAACGGCGAAACCGGCGGGTTATACGGCGTTGAGGTCCTGGCAAGATGGAAGCATCCAAAGTCAGGCTTTATCCCGCCGGATGTCTTTATTCCGATTGCCGAACGTAGCGGGTTGATTATACCGCTGACCAAAGGGTTAATGGCAAAAGTGGTGACCCAGCTTAAGCCGCTTTTGCCTAAGCTACCGGACGGGTTTCATATCGGGGTAAACATCAGCGCCAGACATATTAATGCGCCTTCATTTATCGGTGACTGCCGCGTCTTCGGGAAGGGGTTTCAGGGTAAAGAGGTCAAACTGGTTCTCGAGGTGACCGAGCGTGAACCGCTGATCGATAATCCCCACCTCGTGGAAAACCTCAACATGCTGCATAACGCCGGCTTTGTTATTGCCCTGGATGATTTTGGTACGGGTTATTCCGGGCTGTCATGCCTTAATGCGCTGGCCATTGATTATATTAAAATTGATAAAAGCTTTGTGAACCGGGTTTCAGAGGAAAAGGACTCAACGATCCTGCTGGACTGCGTCATTGACCTGGCGAAAAAACTCTCTTTACGCATTGTTGCTGAAGGCGTAGAAACAAAAGAGCAACTGGAGTATCTCAACCGTAATGAGATAACCCTGTTACAGGGATATTATTTTGGTAAGCCCGTCTCCTATATCGATTTTATTAAAGTCATTTTATCTAAACCCAGGGAGACCGTTAGTTTGTAAAACGAAATAAAGACGAGCTTCAGTTGCATGCTTAAGTGCAATTCATTTTCCTCTTATCCCGAGCTTTGTTACAGTGACAAGAGTTGTCAGCCAGGGATGTCAGGCGTGATAAGGTGGAAAAGCTCGTGCATGTGAAAAATACTTTTTACACAACAACCATTACCGTCATCATTGTCTCATTGATCATCTCGCTGTCGCTTGCCGTCCAAATTGCCACGTCCAGACAGCAGTCAATTCAGCAAATTAATACCAGCGTTGCTAACCTGAGCCATACCCTTGATGTCTACACCGAGGGGATCATGCGCCAAAGCGAAATGTTAATTACTACCGTTTCCGACATAATAGAAATTTATGGCATGACGCCGCAACAGGCGACCAATATTCAGCGGATGATAAATAATCAGGATAATCTTCTTACCCAGATTAATAATGTGGTTGTTTACGACGCTCAGGGCGATATCTTTACCGCGTTGCACGAAACTTTTACAGGCCCACGCAAAGGATCGGACAGGTCATTTTTTATCTATCACAAGGAAAATAAAAATCAGCAGATTTTTATTGGTGAGCCGGTGGTAAGCAGAACCAATGGCAAATGGGTCATTACCATTAGTCGTCGCCTTGAAACCCAGACCGGAGCATTTAACGGTGTGGTGGTGGTGACGTTGGGTATCGAGAATTTTCTCGCGCTTTACGGGCAGATTAATATTGGTCACCTGGGCGTCATTGGCTTAACGACACAATCCGGCGTGCTGCTGGTCCGGTATCCCTTTAAAAATACCTATATTGGCACGATTGTTTCTGATTCACCCCTCTTCAGGAAATACCTAAAGGTACAAAATACGGGGATAGCCAGCTCCATCTCGCGGTTTGATAAAATCGAGCGCATCTATGCCTATGAGAAAAACAGACGCTACGGACTGGTCACCACCGTGGCGGTTAGCATTGATGAAGCTCTTGCCCCCTGGCGCAAGCAGGCTATTCAGCTGGCGCTACTCATTTTCGTGTTCACGGCGATACTCATCGTAGCGTCATACTTCCTGTATTCCGACCTGTCCCGAAAAACACGTGATAACAAAGCGCTGAAGATTATTGCCTCAGAAGATGCGTTGACCGGGCTGTACAATCGCCGCGTATTTGATGAAAAAATCCTCTCGGACATCGCTATGTGTGCCGCGCATGACGCGCCGATTTCGATACTGATCGTGGACGTTGACTACTTCAAAAAATACAACGATAACTACGGCCATCCGGAAGGGGATCGGTGTCTGGCTATGCTCGGAAACAGCCTCAGGGAGAGCCTTACCCGTGATAATCAGCTTGTGGCGCGCTACGGCGGAGAGGAGTTTGCCCTGATATTACCTGATACGGATATCCAGGAGGCGCTTCGACTGGCGCAGACGATCATTCGCAACGTGTTTTCCCTGCAAATCGCCCATGCCTTTAGCCCCTTCGGCCGGGTGACGGTAAGCGTCGGTATTTCTACCGCCCGTGCCGTCGACATCGCGGGCAGCCAGCAGAATATCATTATTGCCGCTGACCAGGCGCTCTACCAGGCAAAACGCGCAGGACGTAACCGGTACGCGTTTGTTGGGGTATGAACAGAAAAAAAAGCCCACTCAGGAGTGGGCAAAAAATACTGGAAGCAATGTGAGCAATGTCGTACTGAATACCTGAGTGTTACGCTCAACTATTCAGTGTTGAGAAAGATAATCTTTCTCAACAAAAGATGCAACCCCACAGTTTATGCGGCAGGTTCTTTTTGTTGGTGAATAATTGCGCACTCTCTCATTGTGATGCCTGTCACAAATTTCCTTTTTGAAATCCTGTGCTATTCTTTTTTGTGTCGTTGATTTAATGACAAAAACCATACAGAGAGGAAAGTTATGGGAATTTTATCCTGGATTATCTTTGGGCTTATTGCGGGTATTCTGGCGAAGTGGATTATGCCGGGCAAAGATGGCGGTGGTTTTATCGTCACCGTAATACTGGGTATTATCGGCGCGGTAGTCGGCGGCTGGATCAGTACGCTGTTCGGTTTTGGCAAAGTCGATGGCTTTAATTTCGGCAGCTTTGCCGTCGCGGTCATCGGTGCGCTGGTTGTTCTGTTTATCTACAGAAAAATCAAAAGCTAAGGCTTAAAAGCGTTAAAAAAGGCTGCCAGATGGCGGCCTTTTTTACGTGGCGGGTTTACCACCAGCCAAGCTGCGCGCCGGCAAACGCCGCGATGGCTACGATCAGCATAATGAGGGTCGTTTTTCTCATTTATGCCCCAGGCGCCGCGTAACCACCGACAAAAAACCATGCTAAAAAAATCACCGCCGTTATAAAAATAACGACCGGGAAGAGGATCCCTATTCTCATACCATCACCTGTTTCGGTTTCTATAACGCCGTAGAGTGTACGGGGTTAATCCATAGTGAGAAAGCGTGTTTTGCTTTTTCCTTTCTTATCCTGATACATCGCGACATCCGCGTCGCGTAATGCGCTGTCCGGATCGGTTACCCCAGGGTCTACTTCGATAACGCCGACGCTGGCTCCGGGGTAAATGAGGTTGACGCTACCCAGCCAGTATTCACCGGCAATACAGGCGCTGAGGCGCGTTTTGAGCAGCGTGACCTGCGCGTTATCTCCTTCACAGTGGGATGTGCTCAACGACGCCACCAGAAACTCATCGCCGCCCAGCCGGCCAATGATATCGTCCTGCTGTTTTTCTTCCGTCAGACGCTTGCCCACTTCAATCAGGAACTGGTCGCCGGCCTCGTGGCCGTAGCGATCGTTAATCAGCTTGAAATCATCCAGATCGATGAACGCGATGACGGTGTTACGCTTAAGGTGCCGCGCCAGGGAAAACAGCGTGGTCAGATCTTCAAAAATGGCGCGACGGTTGGGTAAACCGGTAAGGGCATCCGTGTAAGAGTGCGCGATGAGGGCCGCATTGGCTTCGCGAAGCTGGGTTACCAGCGACTCTTTCTGAATGGACTGGGCAATCAGCCCGGCGAATAACTTCAGAACCTGTTCACCACGCTCGCTAAGCGGCTTTCTGGCCGTGCTGGTGGCACAAAGCGTTCCGTAGAGTGAACCATCCGCAAGATGGACAGGAATACTCATGTAGGTCGTAATGCCGAGCGCTTTCGCCGCCTCGCACTCCGGCCAGCGTTCGGGAACGTCGTTGCTGAATACGGTGTCGCTATCCAGCGCGCGCTTACACAGCGTTTCATCCCAAGGGACGCTCAGCCCCTCAGGGATTGTCATCTGCTTGCTGTTGCGGGCGTAGAGGATATGCTGCAGTCGGGCTTCGATATCTACCTTGGTGAGGTAAGTCGACTCCATGTCAGTCACGATCTCCAGCATCTCCAGCAGCTGACGAACGAGACCTTCAAGGGATTGTTCAGTGGCGAGGGTTTCTGAAACACGGGCAAGGATAATATCCGACATGACGTAGAATGACTCCCAGGCAGAAGACGTCTGCATCTGCATGTTATGCTGAGTTTTTAGACTTCAGGCATAGTAAAACATGAATATAAAAAATTTAATATATGCAGGGAGTGGGCCGCAGGATAGAAAAAAGGCCCCGTTGTTGAGACCGGGGCAAAGACATCTTGATTACGGAATGATGTTCTCTGGTCATATCGAGAACATGCAACACTATAGTGTTGAAAAGTGCAGTTAAAATGGAGAAATCATGGAGAAAGCGGCGATGACCCGTTACCCTTAGACTGTCATGATGTCACAAGGATCAATGAGATGAGATTTCTGCTTCTGGCGCTGGCGCTTCCCCTGGCTGCCTGCACCGCGAAAACAACCCCACCCGATGCGCCGAAACCGCCTCACGCTATCGGTATGGCGAACCCGGCCTCCGTGTACTGCCTGGAGAAAGGCGGGGAACAGATCCCGGTTCAAAGCCCGCAGGGCGTACGCACGGAGTGCAAACTACCGGGCGGCGAAGTGATTGATGAATGGACGCTCTACCGTCGCGATCGTCCGCAACCCACCAGGTGACAGACGTATATTGCCTGCGATACACTTCTCTTTAGGATTATTCTTAGCCAGCCCCTGGCTACCGTTACCGTGAGAGAAGTATGTTTCAGCTTAAACCGGGCAGCATGGCGATGATCATCGGTGCCCGCACGGCGTCAGGCCGTCGCAATATTGGTAAATCTGTTGAGCTGTTTGGCCTGTGTCAGCCCGGCCTGCGTTTCGTTAACCCGGTCAACGGCGTGATGACGCAATTACCCGCTACCGCCGATCGCGCGCTTTGGCTGGTGACTGGCGATGTTTATGCCTTTGACAATCAGCACGGCTTTGCCTTTGTCCGCGCCGAACATCTGATGCCGCTCACCCCCGATGAAGCGCCGCAAATGCTTGACGAGCTGGCGATCGGCTGATCAGAGATGGCGCAGCCAGTCGGCTAATACCAGGGCGTGATTTTGCTTCGTGTCTTTGGCCGCGTAGAGCAGGGTGACGGTTTGCCTGTTCGCCAGCGTCGCAAGACGCATTCCCTCGTCAGCATGCTGCGCCAGCTCTTCCTTATAGGCCTTACTGAAGGCGGCGAAATCAATGGTTTCGCTATGAAAGGCCTTGCGTAATTCATTCGAGGGCGTGAGCGCTTTACACCATTCATCATACGCAAGGTCCGTCTTTTTAACCCCGCGCGGCCACAGTTTGTCCACCAGTACCCGATAGCCGTCGTCCGGGCCAGCCTGCTCGTATACGCGTTTGCATTGAATCATAATTCCACCCTCCCAATTTAAGGTATTGTGATAATTGCAGAAGATCGGTAGTCTGAGGTTCCTTATGTTATCTGATAATACTCTGACATAAGGAACCTTTCATGGAACACCTCCCGGTTAAAACGACGCTGCGCATTGCGCTGGTTGGCGATTACAATCCCAGTGTTATTGCGCATCAGGCGATCCCGCTAGCCATTGACGACGCCGCCGCAGTCCTTGACCTCACCGCCGATTACGACTGGCTTGCCACCACGGAGCTGACAAGCCCTGAAGATCTGGTGGGCTACGATGCCATCTGGCTGGTGCCTGCCAGCCCCTATAAAAACACCGAGGCGGCTTTTATCGCCGCGCGCTATGCGCGTGAAAACGGCATTCCATTCCTTGGCACCTGCGGCGGATTCCAGCACGCGCTGATTGAGTATGCCCGCAATGTGTTGGGCTGGGCCGATGCGGCACATGCCGAGACGGATACCGAAGGCACCATGGTGATTGCGCCGCTGGCCTGTTCGCTGGTGGAAAAAACCGATGCCATTGAGCTGCGCAAAAATACGCTGATCGCGAAAGCGTACGGCAAGCCGGAAATTGAAGAGGGCTATCACTGTAACTATGGCGTGTCGCCGGCGTTTTCCCAGGCGCTGGAAAGCGGTGATATGCACGTTACGGGCTGGGACGAACAGGGGGAAATTCGCGCCGCAGAGCTGGTTACGCATCCGTTCTTCGTGATTACCTTATTCCAGCACGAGCGTGCCGCGCTCGAAGGCCGCCCGGTCGTGCTGGTGCAGGCGATGCTGCGCGCGGCGCGCGGGTAGGAAAAGGCAGACCAGATGGTCTGCCACACTGTTTAACGGGGCGCGATCTCGCGGTCTCGCCCGGCAAGCACGCCGCAGAGCGCCATTATCACGGCGGCCAGGGCGCAGCCCAGAAGCGGGATCCGCCAGTCTCCCGCGCTATCGTGAATTTTCCCCATCAGCGGAGGGCCGCAGGCGGCGAGCAGATAGCCAATCGACTGCGCCATGCCGGACAGCGCCGCAGCCTGGTGCGCAGAGCTGGCGCGCAGGCCGATGAACGTCAGGCCGAGGATCATCGTTGCTCCAGAGCCGAAGCCAAACACCAGCGTCCACATCACCGCCATGTCAGGCATAAACCATAGCCCCGCCGCGCTTACCGCGCACATCAGCGCCACCGCACCTGCGATCCCCCGCTGATCTTTCAGACGGTGGAGTACCAGAGGAACGGCAAGCCCCGGCACGGCCGTGGCCAGCTGCAACAGCCCGTGCACCGAGCCGGCCTGCGCTTCGCTGTAGCCGTGGCTGAGCAATATCGCCGGCAGCCAGCCGATGATGACGTAGTAAATCAGCGAGTTAATCCCCAAAAAGAGCGTTACCTGCCAGGCAAGGGCCGAGCGCCAGATGGCGCGATTATGCAGCGCGCCAGCGCCCGTTACCGTCGCAACGTGTTTCTGACGCCACTGCGGCAGCCAGAGCAGCAGCGCGACCAGCGGAAACGCCATCAGCATCAGCAGCGCGCCATGCCAGCCCGCGCTACCCTGCGCCAGGGGAACAATCATCGCTGAGCCAAAGGCCGCCGAGACGCCCATCGTCAGGGAATAGGCTCCGGTGAGTCGGGCTACCTGGCCCGGGAAGTCACGCTTAATTAATCCGGGTAACAGCACGTTACCGAGCGCAATCCCGCAGCCGATGACCGCCGTTCCGATGAAAAGCAGCGCGGCGGAAGGCAGCGAGCGAAGTGCAATTCCGGCGCAAATCAGCAGCAGGGCGACAAACAGGCTGCGCTCCATGCCGATACGTCGGGCAACGCCTGCGGCAAGCGGTGAGACAAGGGCGAAAGCCAGCAGGGGCAGGGTGGTCAGCAGACCGGTTTGCGCCGTGCTTAAGCCATAATCAAGACGAATAGTGTCGAGCAGCGGGGCTGCGCCGGTAAAGGTGACGCGAAGCGTAGTGGCAATCATCAGGATGCCTGCAATTAACAGCGCGCCGTGTTTTCCTGAGGTGCGAATAGCAGTAGTCATTATGTTCTCATACGTTCAAGCGAGCGCACACAATACCGATTTTCCAGGCGGTTGAAATCAGGCTAAAATGACAGTTTATCGCTAAAATCGGACAAACTGATGATTGGTCTGGGACTGGACGGCTATGATCCCGATAGCCAGCACGATGCGGCCGTCGCATTTCGCATCCGCGTGGTGGCGGAGGAACAGTATATTCCCCGACATCATCACCGTAAGGGGCAGCTCATTCTGGCCCTCGGCGGCGCGATCACCTGCGAAGTGGAAAATGCCATGCTGATGGTTCCGCCCCAGTACGCCGTCTGGATCCCCGGCCAAATGCCGCACAGCAACAGGGCTACCCCGGGGGCGCAGCTCTGCTTTTTGTTCATTGAACCGGGGGCGGCAAGCTTGCCCGACCGCTGCTGCACCCTGAAAATCTCCCCTCTGGTGCGGGAACTGATTTTATCCCTGGCGGAAAAATCGCGTGAACAGCTCTCTCTTGCGGCCACGTCGCGCCTGGTGGA is a window of Enterobacter cloacae complex sp. ECNIH7 DNA encoding:
- a CDS encoding putative hemolysin: MRFLLLALALPLAACTAKTTPPDAPKPPHAIGMANPASVYCLEKGGEQIPVQSPQGVRTECKLPGGEVIDEWTLYRRDRPQPTR
- a CDS encoding sensor domain-containing diguanylate cyclase; amino-acid sequence: MEKLVHVKNTFYTTTITVIIVSLIISLSLAVQIATSRQQSIQQINTSVANLSHTLDVYTEGIMRQSEMLITTVSDIIEIYGMTPQQATNIQRMINNQDNLLTQINNVVVYDAQGDIFTALHETFTGPRKGSDRSFFIYHKENKNQQIFIGEPVVSRTNGKWVITISRRLETQTGAFNGVVVVTLGIENFLALYGQINIGHLGVIGLTTQSGVLLVRYPFKNTYIGTIVSDSPLFRKYLKVQNTGIASSISRFDKIERIYAYEKNRRYGLVTTVAVSIDEALAPWRKQAIQLALLIFVFTAILIVASYFLYSDLSRKTRDNKALKIIASEDALTGLYNRRVFDEKILSDIAMCAAHDAPISILIVDVDYFKKYNDNYGHPEGDRCLAMLGNSLRESLTRDNQLVARYGGEEFALILPDTDIQEALRLAQTIIRNVFSLQIAHAFSPFGRVTVSVGISTARAVDIAGSQQNIIIAADQALYQAKRAGRNRYAFVGV
- a CDS encoding EAL domain-containing protein, giving the protein MLDFSIKENIVRNVMIPILSALFLFLSGILIINWQLWQMAKLSNSHTATASTQKIENILAEAVSAASTAKRVAAEGCTSSGQLALGTEAALKPHLRAIMIEQQGKIICTSLPGNGVLIIHPETLPAEKLVLLPGSRLVNGIPVLVFQMPIVGGRVIVSISDAHLQDVIASASNSMDLGLVVGESMLVRNGAVRGWKAASWAGALTASTQFPFSLAWQPPAFFSLTRLLQQGWSLILLILALSVAVGILIRRCKGKSTSFEDDLRKAILQGEIVPYYQPIVNGETGGLYGVEVLARWKHPKSGFIPPDVFIPIAERSGLIIPLTKGLMAKVVTQLKPLLPKLPDGFHIGVNISARHINAPSFIGDCRVFGKGFQGKEVKLVLEVTEREPLIDNPHLVENLNMLHNAGFVIALDDFGTGYSGLSCLNALAIDYIKIDKSFVNRVSEEKDSTILLDCVIDLAKKLSLRIVAEGVETKEQLEYLNRNEITLLQGYYFGKPVSYIDFIKVILSKPRETVSL
- a CDS encoding GlsB/YeaQ/YmgE family stress response membrane protein; the encoded protein is MGILSWIIFGLIAGILAKWIMPGKDGGGFIVTVILGIIGAVVGGWISTLFGFGKVDGFNFGSFAVAVIGALVVLFIYRKIKS
- a CDS encoding YoaK family small membrane protein — translated: MRIGILFPVVIFITAVIFLAWFFVGGYAAPGA
- a CDS encoding DUF488 domain-containing protein, translating into MIQCKRVYEQAGPDDGYRVLVDKLWPRGVKKTDLAYDEWCKALTPSNELRKAFHSETIDFAAFSKAYKEELAQHADEGMRLATLANRQTVTLLYAAKDTKQNHALVLADWLRHL
- a CDS encoding sensor domain-containing diguanylate cyclase: MSDIILARVSETLATEQSLEGLVRQLLEMLEIVTDMESTYLTKVDIEARLQHILYARNSKQMTIPEGLSVPWDETLCKRALDSDTVFSNDVPERWPECEAAKALGITTYMSIPVHLADGSLYGTLCATSTARKPLSERGEQVLKLFAGLIAQSIQKESLVTQLREANAALIAHSYTDALTGLPNRRAIFEDLTTLFSLARHLKRNTVIAFIDLDDFKLINDRYGHEAGDQFLIEVGKRLTEEKQQDDIIGRLGGDEFLVASLSTSHCEGDNAQVTLLKTRLSACIAGEYWLGSVNLIYPGASVGVIEVDPGVTDPDSALRDADVAMYQDKKGKSKTRFLTMD